The sequence below is a genomic window from Bombus fervidus isolate BK054 chromosome 2, iyBomFerv1, whole genome shotgun sequence.
ttactgtCCTTGCTATAATAATTACTGTATGAATCCATATCTGTCTGTGGTATGATATACTTCAAAAGTAGGATCTTCCCAAGGATCGATTTCTGCTCCATTTTCTCTACCACGGTCGTAGCAGCTAAATATTCTATCTCGCTCTGCAGCAGACCGTTTCAACAATTCTTCCTCATTCATCCCCCGTGAGAATTCGCAACCAGATTCTTACAAACATGCCGTCTTGTTAAGAGGATTCTATTCACTCTAGGCTGTTatctacaataaaaataaattccattaataaaatattcttttataaaacaagatttttttatattataaacaatCCTGATAacctttaaaatttttatatacagttTCATACCAACATAAACTCTAACAATACGTACATTTGTGAACTGTTAGTAATATATCactgataaattaaataaaaataatcgcaATTTCAATCTTATAAAGAAAGAACTACTAAATATATCCTAAATTattgttgaaataaataatgcactgttttttttatacatatatgagaAGGTGAactgcaattttattttataaatttcgacGTTCTAAACTTAACGTACTACATATTGACAAGAAGAAGGTTATatacatagaaaataaatgatactCTTAGTAATCAATCTAGATCTTACCGCTAAAAAActgattatattaatataaacacTGCATGCTTAAGAATTAATtagttttcttcgtttcatattacatacatataagaaATCATTTCTTCGGAAGTCACTCGTTCAGCAAAACTACCGTACATAcatgcatacatacatacatacatacaactTCAAGTCGGATTTAGATGTTTCCATTCTCTTTTACGTATAAGTGTTGCCAACGCATTTACTCTAAACAAAGGCTTTTGCCAAATTATCATCTGAATTATGTTGAAAACACCTTTATcacacaatatttttatttattattattattattactattattattttagtatCACTAAGGTGTGTTGTCGAGTATAATCTTTATGTTTGCGTGGCGAAACATATAACTCAACTAATTTATGTTCTATCGACTTATAATTAACGCTATTTGCATAtacataaaactattttacaaTGTCCActtattttttactaaaataaaaatactgcAATTATTCTACCTACAAATGAACAGTCTTATatacttaaataaaaatcctaTTTATAGTTTTGAGATGTAGACAAATTTTCTTGTTAATATCCTTATAGACACTTTCTGTTTATCTCTACTCCTTATCAGATTTATACTTCAGAAATCGCAATGTAATATTGTGAATCCCATGTataatcaatttatttttatttatttataaatgctATTTATAGATACCTAAGCCATAGATCTACTTGTGACAAAtcttataatatgtattagaaatttatataagaacaattttatatatatttaattagataATTAGAATGTAAGATAAGTCAGGTCGCaaattaaaactttaaatttcagatgtaataaagaaaaagaagtgaAGGGTGACGAAAATGAATGAATTCCTCTCTTTCATTATCGACATAATTGTAGAACTTGTTATAGActcataatttatttaattttaattaagtaattCATCGTATTAGTAATAGGTTCTTACAGCAAAAAACCAATGGCGCATTCTTAGGTTAGTGTATTATCAGCATTTAAGTTATATTGTAATCTCAATTTCCCTTTCTTAAGATTATTGCTAGAACTAAATAATACCAgataatatctttaaatatattataaattgatatacaagaaattaatcttaaagttcTTGGAAAACCTACTTTAAAGCAAAGAAACTtcagtataaaaataaattctaagtTCATAATATGAATACAAAGGCATACTAAAGGAATACTAAAGTTAAAGAAGCTTTATCATTAACATTAATTACCAACgattataacataaaaattatactaaacagatgtatttaaaaatggagtatatatatatgaaaaaacaTAATTCAAAGAAAAGGAACCAATTTTTCTTCCCACATACATTTATTTTGcaagaatattcaaaattccTAATGTATCGTTACAGAcctataaaaagtaatttcgATTACTCTAATagttcttaaaaataaaaaattcacgtgttgtataaatctataaaattcttatagaaaataaatttgttattttaactattcaaatacttttagtataaaaaattcacgTATCATAAATCTATGGAATTCctatacaaaataaatgttactTCATTTAATCAAATACTTTTAGTATCaaaaattttcgttaaaatagaaattgttttaaaacaGATATGTTCCCCTGTACTAAAGTATTTGTGGCCCTGAAAAGGGCCATTTTGTTATTAATCTGAAGTCTAAGcctttttctctgttttcttTGGCAGAAGTACAGCCTGAATATTTGGAAGAACACCTCCTTGTGCAATGGTAACACCAGACAGAAGTTTATTTAATTCCTCATCATTGCGGATTGCAAGTTGTAAATGTCTCGGAATAATTCTAGTTTTCTTGTTATCTCGTGCGGCGTTTCCCGCCAATTCGAGAACTTCAGCAGCCAGGTACTCCATAACTGCAGCCAAATAAACTGGTGCTCCAGCACCGACTCTTTCAgcgtaatttccttttctcAAAAGTCTGTGGATACGACCAACTGGAAATTGCAGTCCAGCTCTGTTCGAACGAGACTTCGCCTTAGCTTTAGCTTTTCCTCCTTTCCCACGACCAGACATTATTGGTTAACTCTTGAATATAAACAAACAGATCACTAACGTTACAACTGTTCACTGCAACAAGCAGAGAGCTAATGTTTTCAACTTTCCCCATTGCAGCTATTTATAGGCGCAGCGATACCTACTCCCGGACCAATCACTAACAAGCTCTATTGTGATTGGTGACAAGAAACAGATGTTTCGTACAACCGCTTTAtgtcctctctctctctctctctcttttcgcgctctttctcttttagcatatgtaattattttattctataacctgtaaaaaatatttgggtaaatagtttataataGTATGTGTTATTTTATGAGACAGAAAATTTAAATgggaattttctattttattctataaaatagaaaatttatatggtATACGAGcatatataaagtattattgtctcattaaaaatatgttattaattatttagttcTATGGTCTGCGAAAATTATTTGAGTAATagtttattttactattattctgtgaaataaaaaatctatacAAGATATACGCATACGTAATTATTTAGTTCTACAGGCTGCACATATTAtttagataaataatttatagtgTTATTATTCCCatctaaaatagaaaatttatgtgGTATACGagtgtacatatttatataaaatattattattagatatatttatagctataaaaatatttgattaatattatacttctATTTATcttctataaaatttgtttattttttcaaaatgtcatataatgttattatatCTAATACATTTATTTGTGATATGTTTTAACAATTCATtggtgaaaataattttaacatagTTTATACATCACGTGATGTTAATTGTTCGttgattattatataaatatgtataaccgTTTTGATTCATTTATGATCtacttaaatatttctacataAACTATCTTTGTTCGAAATTCCtacttgaaaataatttccataaaaatttcgtaaatatgtacgtacatatatctcataactttcttttcttttcttcctttttactttttcaacAATATTATTCCTTAGGATTTgacatttttgaaaattacaacgctattttaattatttttttatagtagcAAGTATAGTATAGTAGCAAGTAATAGTTAAATAATACTGTATAtaactgtatttaaataatattttgtcataGATCCTCGAGAATCATAAACTATTCATTACGAGAAATTGTTAAATAGGTGATATAAGtaagttaaataaattataattctttaCTTCAAATAACCTAtttcaaatcaattttttgaaaaatactcTTTCAGTAAACCGGCGATTGCTTCAATGTTAGAACGCTTGTAATACGAACATCTGTGGCTCTCTACGAAACTCACAAAATGTGTAATCGTGTGACATAACAAAGAACAATTCTTTACAAtgatatataagatatataagagaaaaagaaactgaatattatattcatatatataatatttttatatattacatatatagtaatatatacaacgtatagctataaataaaagtatggCAACAATACTTGTATTGTacattattgtaataaaagtatatgtataattttgtaaaaaacacgaactttaatttaatttcgtcgTTTCTTAATAAAGttacatatgtaataattttgtttgaaataatatagACTTTAGAATCAAAGtattttcatttgttattattactattataaaGTTTAATATCATTACTTATGATatgttttgaaaattcattgaTAAAAGTACTTACAAAGTTCACAATGgttatatatttagaatagtTCTAAAATCGATTCCTTTATCGACTTTATGATACTGAAAACTTACGTTTTATTAAAGAGTTCATTATCtactttttaacatttatttctatCGTACAACTATTTAATGATAATTCATTATCATTAAATAATCCATATATTTAAACTTTGGACCTGGAggtaacattttaccaaaaacGATTGCATAACAAATCCCAACTTCTACAGATTCACCCAAAATTCTATAAGAAAATCTATTTTATGCCAATATTTAATTCAGCCTCTTCATTTATCATATAAGGCAAGTAAGATCactatatttcaattattatatcatattataatattcgattaattaatctcatattataatatacataatattcattgtaaaatagtttaaaattataatcatattcatattatcatttaaatataatgaattaattttgtcATATCAAATGTTTATAGAATGTAAAAAAtacacttttataaaaaaatgagTATAACTCAACGTTTGAAGCACATAAAAACGCACGTAACCATGTGTGGAATACATTCTATGAAATCAATTTCCAGgtaacaacaacagcagcGCGCCAATCGCGTGGCGAGGAATTCCATCTAGCGAGCACGAAGTGCTCTGATTGGCGCGCTGCTGTTACGTGATTTGGCTATATAAAGGAAGGGTTGGCGCTGGATAAGCACTCTATAACCGACTCTTGTCACGGTTACATCGCTGTAAGTATTGAATTTTGAAGCGTTCTGTATTCAACATGCCGCCAAAAGTAAGTGGAAAAGCTGTAAAGAAAGCCGGTAAGGCTCAAAAAAACATAAGCAAAGccgataaaaagaagaagaggagaaggAAGGAAAGTTACGCTATCTACATCTACAAAGTGCTGAAACAAGTGCATCCTGATACTGGTATTTCTAGCAAGGCGATGAGCATCATGAACAGTTTTGTTAATGATGTTTTTGAACGTATTGCTGCTGAAGCATCAAGATTGGCGCATTATAATAAACGTTCTACAATTACCTCTCGAGAGATCCAAACTGCCGTGAGGCTATTGTTACCTGGTGAATTGGCTAAGCACGCAGTAAGCGAAGGTACTAAAGCAGTCACCAAGTATACCAGCTCTAAATAAGAAGATATATCTAAATTGATACAATAAACTGgtattgaattttaagatcAATGAGCAAACGAAACGGTCCTTTTCAGGACCaccaaattatattaatgttgGAACAATGTTCACATATAGTTAACATAagttatacatatttgtatatccgcaaaaagtttttaaaattcattatgaCTGTTTTGTAGTACAAAATAGGATGATGTCTTGAAAATGGTTTGAGAATGTTTCCATTCATACATATCTTAATTAATACCAAAAACTTAATACATAAATCttacataaatatgtttttaataagcataaaatatagaaaactgTGAAAAGACAAAAGCCTTAGAGACTATTAGAtgtaaaataagtaaaatttttttattatcacataattaatgtaatagaaaaagaggTGATCCGTATCATAAATATCAATACACGTAACTTTTATTAATGGAAAGAGAcgctataatatttatgacaACATTTGAGCACTTGTGGTTTCTTCGTATTTACACTTTATATTGTGTCTTAATAAGATCCTTTTCTTACGGAACAAAGTATTTCagtcattttgtattttaattttccacgatttatacaattttatgaaacgtTAGTTTATTGTAAAAACAGTAGAAATTCTTTCTTACATGCGAATTAAAACGTTTTGAATCGATCTAAGTTTCGTTATTAATTCTTCTCCATGAGACTTGCTATACAATGTAGTTAAACACTTTGAAATTACGTCTTGGCACttcgttattatttttcgtctgcaattcaattaattattttaacattaatcGAATAGAAGTAACTCAcattttgatataattatttttatgattatctattaatttattttcatgatGCAGTAATATACTTACTTAACGAAAGTATTGGTAATGTTCGAATgagatataaagtaattaactaAATTTGCAGTCGACTCGATAAGGTGAAAATCATTTCCCTCGTTGAACCAAGTTCGAGTATCTTTGCCAATCATTCTGAAAACAAACATTATGCATTTCTctattaagtaaaatataaagaaatgtatTTATCAATAAACATATTCTACTTACTTGTAAATATCTAAGAGATCCTCCATTGATACTCCTAACTGTAAAAACCCAGATATAATTCCATTATTTGATACATTTAACTTACAGGCTTTTATTTCTAACTGTTTTACTAGGAAgtctgaaaaaatataatacatcttATAGTTTCacttcatattatattttcattatatcatAATGGTGATAAAAGAGTTTTGTTATTACCAACTGGAAAACAGTGTGGTGATCCTGAATACTCCTGTCCCAAGGATATAATTTTGCTCATTAAAATAGTCATTTTATCTTCTGCTGTTGACGCATCTTTTAATtctgtaaatatgtattattaaaacgtaaatacgagatattttttcattcatataaatgtataagatagaatgttaataccgttatttataatattagtcCAAATTTCCTGGATTAACATTGCATCTTGATGACCAGAACAATGAATTATAGATAATTTGCACTCCCACAATTGTAAAGGGTCCGCATATTCTTGGTATAACTACAATAAATGATTAACAGATGTGAATCCTAAAAGTTCCATACAAATATCTTAATTCATAACATACATGGTTGGATCATACCTTTGTTATATCAAGTAACGAAAACTTTAATGCTCTAGATGCTTCATCGCTGAGTCTACCGCTTAGATGTTGGTTACAAATTGTATCTAATATCTACAATATGATGACAACATACAAATCATATTCTAAATAGATTTTGCcataatatttacaatcgCTTACCTGTTGTTGTATTCTAGCAACTTCTACTTTGTCTTCTAATTCACGTAAAAAAATGCCAAGGTATGGAGCATATCCAGCTTGGTCACTTCTCATACAAACCACTGCTCGAGCTAAATATTCAACTCTCTGTGATAATGTTACATTTGAtctatatttaaagaaaagaaaagaaagtgaaaataaaaagtagtTTTCTGAAATCAGCAAAAAAGATGTCAATTTAATCAAAGTTATGTGCGTTATACGTACTCTTTGGTTGCTAAAGCATCCAATATTTTAGCTGCAGCAgcatgatttttatttttttcataaaattgccACAGCAAGTCTGGCGCATTGACTCGGGTGAGATAAGCTTCTAAAGAAGGTGCTGCTAGAGCAACGAGTTCTCCGTGAAGCCTTCTTTCTATCATCCAAGCATACACCGAAGCGTGGAGAATTTCACACTTAGAATGTAATGCATCAGTTATGATGTCATGCAactaaaagatataaaatatttatgtaaaagatCCAGtaaatttattggaaataatataatttaaaaggaaagcatattttactatttcttttGCTGGTGTAACAGGCATAGTTGAGCCATTTTGTTGTGGAGGACCAGGTTTACTGGGTATAGTAGGTGTCAATGGATTAGAAATGCTTTGATTA
It includes:
- the LOC139997802 gene encoding histone H2A — protein: MSGRGKGGKAKAKAKSRSNRAGLQFPVGRIHRLLRKGNYAERVGAGAPVYLAAVMEYLAAEVLELAGNAARDNKKTRIIPRHLQLAIRNDEELNKLLSGVTIAQGGVLPNIQAVLLPKKTEKKA
- the LOC139992563 gene encoding histone H2B, with translation MPPKVSGKAVKKAGKAQKNISKADKKKKRRRKESYAIYIYKVLKQVHPDTGISSKAMSIMNSFVNDVFERIAAEASRLAHYNKRSTITSREIQTAVRLLLPGELAKHAVSEGTKAVTKYTSSK